Proteins found in one Physeter macrocephalus isolate SW-GA chromosome 17, ASM283717v5, whole genome shotgun sequence genomic segment:
- the ATP4A gene encoding potassium-transporting ATPase alpha chain 1 — MPSPSPNPQENYELYQVELGAGPSGDMAAKMSKKKAGSGVGKRKEKLENMKKEMEINDHQLSVPELEQKYRTSATKGLSASLAAELLLRDGPNALRPPRGTPEYVKFARQLAGGLQCLMWVAAAICLIAFAIQASEGDLTTDDNLYLALALIAVVVVTGCFGYYQEFKSTNIIASFKNLVPQQATVIRDGDKFQINADQLVVGDLVEMKGGDRVPADIRILQAQGCKVDNSSLTGESEPQTRSPECTHESPLETRNIAFFSTMCLEGTAQGLVVSTGDRTIIGRIASLASGVENEKTPIAIEIEHFVDIIAGLAILFGATFFIVAMCIGYTFLRAMVFFMAIVVAYVPEGLLATVTVCLSLTAKRLASKNCVVKNLEAVETLGSTSVICSDKTGTLTQNRMTVSHLWFDNHIHSADTTEDQSGQTFDQSSETWRALCRVLTLCNRAAFKSGQDAVPVPKRIVIGDASETALLKFSELTLGNAMGYRERFPKVCEIPFNSTNKFQLSIHTLEDPRDPRHVLVMKGAPERVLERCSSILIKGQELPLDEQWREAFQTAYLSLGGLGERVLGFCQLYLSEKDYPHGYAFDVEDMNFPTSGLCFAGLVSMIDPPRATVPDAVLKCRTAGIRVIMVTGDHPITAKAIAASVGIISEGSETVEDIASRLRVPVDQVNRKDARACVINGMQLKDMDPSELVEALRTHPEMVFARTSPQQKLVIVESCQRLGAIVAVTGDGVNDSPALKKADIGVAMGIAGSDAAKNAADMILLDDNFASIVTGVEQGRLIFDNLKKSIAYTLTKNIPELTPYLIYITVSVPLPLGCITILFIELCTDIVSLHDAPVPPTHTVPRDMPTDRCDGRKVLDSE, encoded by the exons ATGCCTTCCCCGTCTCCCAACCCCCAGGAGAATTATGAGCTGTACCAGGTAGAGCTTGGTGCTGGTCCCAGTGGGGACATGGCAGCCAAGATGAGCAAGAAGAAGGCGGGCAGTGGAGTgggcaagaggaaggagaagctggAGAACATGAAGAAGGAGATGGAGATT AACGACCACCAGCTGTCAGTGCCGGAGCTGGAGCAGAAATACCGGACCAGTGCGACCAAG GGCCTGTCTGCCAGCCTGGCCGCCGAACTGCTGCTGCGGGACGGGCCCAACGCCCTGAGGCCGCCGCGGGGCACCCCCGAGTACGTCAAGTTCGCCCGGCAGCTGGCGGGCGGTCTGCAGTGCCTCATGTGGGTGGCCGCTGCCATCTGCCTCATTGCCTTTGCCATCCAGGCCAGCGAGGGCGACCTCACCACAGACGACAAT CTGTACCTGGCACTGGCCCTCATTGCTGTGGTGGTGGTCACTGGCTGCTTCGGCTACTATCAGGAGTTTAAGAGCACCAACATCATCGCCAGCTTCAAGAACCTTGTGCCCCAG CAAGCAACGGTGATCCGAGATGGGGACAAGTTCCAGATCAACGCAGATCAGCTGGTGGTGGGCGACCTGGTGGAGATGAAAGGCGGGGATCGAGTGCCAGCCGACATCCGCATCCTGCAGGCCCAGGGCTGCAAGGTGGACAACTCCTCGCTGACTGGAGAGTCTGAGCCGCAGACCCGCTCGCCCGAGTGCACGCACGAGAGCCCCCTGGAGACCCGCAACATTGCGTTCTTCTCCACCATGTGCCTTGAGG GCACCGCGCAGGGCCTGGTGGTGAGCACCGGTGACCGCACCATCATCGGGCGCATCGCATCACTGGCCTCGGGagtagaaaatgagaagacacccATCGCTATCGAAATTGAACATTTTGTGGACATCATCGCAGGCCTGGCCATCCTCTTTGGTGCCACATTTTTCATAGTGGCCATGTGCATTGGCTACACCTTCCTGCGGGCCATGGTCTTCTTCATGGCCATTGTGGTAGCCTATGTGCCTGAGGGGCTGCTGGCCACTGTCACG GTCTGCCTGTCACTGACAGCCAAGCGGCTGGCCAGCAAGAACTGTGTAGTCAAGAACTTGGAAGCAGTGGAGACCCTGGGCTCCACGTCAGTGATCTGCTCTGACAAGACAGGGACCCTCACTCAGAACCGCATGACTGTGTCCCATCTGTGGTTCGACAACCACATCCACTCGGCTGACACTACAGAAGACCAGTCag GGCAGACGTTTGACCAGTCCTCGGAGACGTGGCGGGCGTTGTGCCGCGTGCTCACCCTGTGTAACCGTGCTGCCTTCAAGTCGGGCCAGGACGCAGTGCCCGTGCCCAAG CGCATCGTGATCGGGGACGCGTCGGAGACTGCGCTGCTCAAATTCTCGGAGCTGACGCTGGGCAATGCCATGGGCTACCGCGAGCGCTTCCCTAAAGTCTGCGAGATCCCCTTCAACTCCACCAACAAGTTCCAG TTGTCCATCCACACCCTGGAGGACCCGCGCGACCCGAGGCACGTACTTGTAATGAAGGGGGCCCCAGAGCGCGTGCTGGAGCGCTGTAGCTCCATCCTCATCAAGGGCCAGGAGCTGCCGCTGGATGAGCAATGGCGCGAGGCCTTCCAGACTGCCTACCTCAGCCTGGGAGGCCTGGGAGAACGCGTCCTGG GCTTCTGCCAGCTCTACCTGAGTGAGAAGGACTACCCGCATGGCTATGCCTTCGACGTGGAGGACATGAACTTTCCAACCAGTGGCCTGTGCTTTGCGGGACTCGTATCCATGATAGACCCACCCCGGGCCACCGTTCCTGATGCTGTGCTCAAGTGCCGCACAGCAGGCATCCGG GTGATCATGGTGACAGGTGACCACCCCATCACAGCCAAGGCCATTGCAGCCAGTGTGGGCATCATCTCGGAAGGCAGTGAGACAGTGGAGGACATCGCTTCCCGCCTCCGTGTGCCCGTGGACCAGGTTAACCGGAA GGATGCCCGCGCCTGTGTGATCAATGGCATGCAGCTGAAGGACATGGACCCATCAGAGCTGGTCGAGGCACTGCGTACCCACCCTGAGATGGTGTTTGCTCGTACCAGCCCCCAGCAGAAGCTTGTGATTGTGGAGAGCTGCCAGCGACTG GGTGCAATCGTGGCTGTGACAGGGGATGGTGTGAATGACTCCCCAGCCCTGAAGAAGGCAGACATTGGTGTGGCCATGGGCATTGCTGGCTCGGATGCTGCTAAAAATGCAGCCGACATGATCCTGCTGGATGACAACTTTGCCTCCATTGTGACAGGCGTGGAGCAGG GCCGACTGATCTTTGACAACCTGAAAAAGTCCATCGCCTACACACTGACCAAGAACATCCCTGAACTGACGCCGTACCTTATTTACATCACCGTCAGCGTGCCTCTGCCCCTCGGGTGCATCACCATCCTCTTCATAGAACTCTGTACCGACATCGTGAGTCTACACGATGCCCCAGTGCCCCCCACCCACACAGTGCCCAGAGACATGCCCACAGACAGGTGTGATGGACGGAAAGTCTTGGACTCAGAGTGA